Proteins found in one Candidatus Auribacterota bacterium genomic segment:
- a CDS encoding decaprenyl-phosphate phosphoribosyltransferase: MVLILEAMRPRQWMKNLIIFAGLLFSRRFSNVQDVVTVCMAFVIFCALSGSIYLINDIVDIDEDRCHELKRARPIASGRLRPATAALAAASMTIASIIAAFLIGTALGVVSLAYFLLLLSYSLLLKHVVIVDVLVIAVGFVLRAVAGGVAIGVEVSPWLLICTILLALFLALSKRRHELVLLEGDAPQHRPILEEYSTYLLDQMIAVVTSSTLMAYVLYTLSPRTLHDVSDKLYLTIPFVLYGIFRYLWLVHHKEGGGSPELTLLSDRPLMVDLILWAVSVGLILLIK; encoded by the coding sequence ATGGTTTTGATCTTGGAGGCGATGAGGCCGCGACAGTGGATGAAGAACCTGATCATCTTCGCCGGCCTCCTCTTTTCCAGAAGATTTTCAAACGTGCAGGACGTGGTGACCGTGTGCATGGCATTCGTGATCTTCTGCGCTCTTTCCGGCTCGATTTATCTCATTAACGATATCGTCGATATCGATGAAGACAGATGCCATGAGCTCAAGCGGGCGCGGCCGATCGCCTCAGGGAGGCTGAGGCCGGCAACCGCTGCCCTCGCGGCGGCGTCCATGACCATCGCGTCTATTATTGCCGCCTTTCTCATCGGGACAGCGCTCGGAGTGGTGTCCCTCGCGTACTTCCTGCTCCTGCTCTCCTATTCGCTTCTGCTGAAGCACGTGGTGATCGTCGATGTCCTCGTGATCGCCGTCGGTTTTGTCCTCAGGGCGGTTGCGGGCGGCGTGGCGATCGGCGTGGAGGTTTCTCCATGGCTCCTCATCTGCACCATCCTCCTCGCGCTCTTTCTCGCACTGAGCAAACGCAGGCACGAACTCGTCCTCCTTGAGGGGGATGCCCCGCAACACAGGCCCATTCTTGAGGAGTACTCAACCTATCTCCTCGACCAGATGATCGCGGTGGTGACCTCATCCACGCTGATGGCCTATGTGCTCTACACACTCTCCCCGCGCACCCTGCATGATGTGAGCGACAAATTGTACTTAACAATCCCTTTCGTGCTCTACGGTATTTTCAGGTACTTGTGGCTGGTGCACCATAAGGAGGGGGGCGGAAGCCCTGAACTCACGCTGCTCTCTGACAGGCCGCTGATGGTTGATCTCATACTCTGGGCGGTATCGGTGGGGTTGATACTCTTGATTAAGTAA